In one Mesorhizobium australicum genomic region, the following are encoded:
- a CDS encoding ParB/RepB/Spo0J family partition protein, which yields MATAKQKITLNASRDIPFNKLMLSQANVRRIKNGQSIEDLAASIARRGLLQSLNVRPVLDGERNETGMFEVPAGGRRYRALELLVKQKRMTRTETVPCVVSDANSVVPIEEDSLAENFQREDLHPLDMFRAFQTLHDRGATHEEIAARFFVSASFVQQRLRLAKVSPKLLDIYEQDGMKLDQLMAFTVTDDHARQEQVWATLQNSWSQEPHQIRRMLTETAIRASDRRALFVGVDAYVAAGGIVLRDLFEADNGGWLQDPALLDRLVGEKLRASADDIAAEGWKWIVVDVDLPYGHEQGMRSLTGTFADLTDEEQASRTALRSEYDEIEAQYGEADELPDEVDQRLGEIEQALAQFENRPMVYEPAEIAHAGAFVSIDRDGDLVVDRGYVRPEDEVPATVGGDAGQPDDVPEGDGADPAVRRTTITIGAQASEPDEEDESDTIKPLPERLIIDLTARRTLALRNAVAGNPHIAMTALLHRLVLDTFGQRSSIGCLEASVRHVYFTAQDADLKDSSDARAVADRQEAWKADIPFDDDEALWTWLDALDEASRLALLAHCVSFGINALYERINPYGAGVSQQGLEQRLREADRLARVTGLDMVDAGWRPTVANYLGRVTKSRILEAVREGAGERAAQLIDHLKKGEMAKEAERLLADSGWLPEPLRLIGDEHGIVQPDEDDGDVAALPAFLAGEEDPVGADADEPVQLIPAE from the coding sequence ATGGCGACCGCCAAGCAGAAGATCACCCTCAACGCCTCGCGCGATATCCCCTTCAACAAGCTGATGCTCAGCCAGGCCAATGTCCGGCGCATCAAGAACGGGCAGTCGATCGAGGATCTCGCCGCCTCCATTGCCCGGCGCGGGCTCCTCCAGAGCCTCAATGTCCGCCCCGTGCTCGACGGCGAGCGCAATGAGACCGGCATGTTCGAGGTGCCCGCCGGCGGCCGCCGCTATCGCGCGCTCGAACTTCTGGTCAAGCAGAAGCGCATGACCAGGACCGAAACGGTCCCCTGCGTCGTCTCGGATGCCAACAGCGTCGTGCCAATCGAGGAAGACTCGCTCGCCGAGAATTTCCAGCGCGAGGACCTGCATCCTCTCGACATGTTCCGAGCCTTCCAGACGCTCCATGACCGGGGCGCCACGCACGAGGAGATCGCGGCGCGCTTCTTCGTGTCGGCCAGCTTCGTGCAGCAGCGGCTGCGTCTCGCCAAGGTCTCGCCCAAGCTGCTCGACATCTATGAGCAGGACGGCATGAAGCTCGACCAACTCATGGCCTTCACCGTGACCGATGATCATGCGCGCCAGGAACAGGTCTGGGCGACGCTCCAGAATTCCTGGTCGCAGGAGCCGCATCAGATCCGGCGCATGCTAACCGAGACGGCGATCCGGGCCAGTGACCGCCGGGCGCTGTTCGTCGGGGTCGACGCCTATGTCGCCGCCGGAGGGATCGTGCTGCGCGACCTGTTCGAGGCAGACAATGGCGGCTGGCTGCAGGACCCGGCGCTGCTTGATCGTCTGGTCGGTGAGAAGCTGCGCGCCAGCGCCGACGATATCGCCGCCGAGGGCTGGAAGTGGATCGTCGTCGATGTCGATCTGCCCTATGGCCATGAGCAGGGCATGCGCTCCCTGACCGGCACCTTCGCCGATCTCACCGACGAGGAGCAGGCCAGCAGAACAGCGCTGCGCAGCGAATACGACGAGATCGAGGCTCAGTATGGCGAGGCCGACGAACTGCCCGACGAGGTCGATCAGCGGCTCGGTGAGATCGAGCAGGCGCTCGCGCAGTTCGAGAACCGTCCGATGGTCTACGAGCCGGCCGAGATTGCCCACGCCGGCGCCTTCGTCAGCATCGATCGGGACGGCGATCTGGTCGTTGATCGCGGCTATGTCCGGCCCGAGGACGAGGTTCCCGCAACGGTCGGCGGCGACGCCGGTCAGCCGGATGACGTGCCCGAGGGCGATGGTGCCGACCCCGCGGTCCGGCGGACCACGATCACCATCGGTGCACAGGCGTCGGAGCCCGACGAGGAGGATGAGAGCGACACCATCAAGCCGCTGCCGGAGCGGCTGATCATCGACCTCACCGCGCGTCGCACGCTGGCCCTGCGCAATGCCGTCGCCGGCAACCCGCACATCGCGATGACGGCACTGCTCCATCGGCTGGTGCTCGACACCTTCGGTCAGCGCTCTTCGATCGGCTGTCTCGAAGCCTCGGTCCGCCACGTCTACTTCACCGCGCAGGACGCCGACCTCAAGGACAGTTCGGACGCCAGGGCTGTCGCCGATCGGCAGGAGGCCTGGAAGGCCGACATTCCCTTCGACGACGACGAGGCGTTGTGGACCTGGCTCGATGCCCTCGACGAGGCCAGCCGGCTGGCACTTTTGGCGCACTGCGTCAGTTTCGGGATCAACGCGCTTTACGAGCGCATCAATCCCTACGGCGCCGGTGTCAGCCAGCAGGGGCTCGAGCAACGCCTGCGCGAGGCGGACCGGCTGGCCCGGGTGACCGGGTTGGACATGGTCGACGCCGGCTGGCGGCCGACCGTTGCCAACTATCTCGGCCGCGTCACCAAGTCCCGCATCCTCGAAGCGGTGCGCGAGGGCGCCGGCGAGCGTGCGGCGCAACTGATCGACCATCTGAAGAAGGGCGAGATGGCCAAGGAGGCGGAGCGGCTGCTTGCCGATAGCGGCTGGCTGCCCGAGCCGCTGCGCCTCATCGGTGACGAGCATGGCATCGTTCAGCCCGACGAGGATGACGGCGATGTCGCGGCGCTGCCGGCCTTCCTCGCCGGCGAGGAAGATCCCGTCGGGGCCGATGCCGACGAGCCGGTGCAGTTGATCCCTGCTGAATAG
- a CDS encoding DUF2958 domain-containing protein, with translation MILLTDDLRDRLLANGHDRDADHVPVVKFFNPLGEGVWLATELDADGDTLCGLADLGYPELGSFSLEDLTSVRLPFGMGIERDILFQTDLPISAWAEAARQAGSIRAAERIVAVMPRTQPGAS, from the coding sequence ATGATCCTCCTGACCGACGATCTGCGCGACCGCCTGCTTGCCAACGGGCATGATCGCGATGCCGACCACGTACCGGTTGTGAAGTTCTTCAATCCGCTGGGCGAGGGCGTCTGGCTGGCCACCGAACTCGACGCCGACGGCGATACTCTGTGCGGTCTCGCCGACCTTGGCTATCCCGAACTCGGCAGTTTTTCGCTCGAGGACCTGACCTCGGTTCGACTGCCCTTCGGCATGGGCATCGAACGCGACATCCTCTTCCAGACGGATTTGCCCATCTCGGCCTGGGCCGAAGCGGCTCGGCAAGCCGGCAGCATTCGCGCGGCCGAACGCATTGTCGCTGTCATGCCCCGCACGCAGCCGGGCGCATCCTGA
- a CDS encoding SOS response-associated peptidase: MCNAYEQHVKWVEYVRMMQAIELGIPTQQSELDLPEADDIRINDLAPVMRATANDNEVELTPMNFGLPSDQPKRGPVFNYRSDGRNFSNSRRCLIPASGFFEFTGTKYPKAKHRFTLNGAPFLAIAGIWREAQGNHAASFAMLTTEPGLDIKPYHDRQVVVLRPDDWKEWLHLTKPEAELLRPLSAGSLAVETVRAGKE; encoded by the coding sequence ATGTGCAATGCCTATGAACAGCATGTGAAATGGGTCGAGTATGTGCGGATGATGCAGGCCATCGAGCTTGGCATCCCGACACAGCAATCCGAACTTGACCTGCCGGAGGCTGACGACATCCGCATCAACGACTTGGCGCCTGTCATGCGCGCCACGGCGAACGACAACGAGGTCGAACTGACGCCGATGAATTTCGGGCTGCCGTCGGATCAGCCCAAGCGCGGTCCGGTATTCAACTATCGCTCCGACGGGCGGAACTTCTCAAACAGCAGGCGCTGCCTCATTCCGGCATCTGGCTTCTTCGAGTTCACCGGCACGAAATATCCCAAGGCAAAGCATCGCTTCACGCTCAACGGTGCGCCGTTCCTGGCGATCGCCGGCATCTGGCGCGAGGCCCAGGGCAACCATGCCGCCTCGTTCGCCATGCTGACGACCGAACCCGGTCTCGACATTAAGCCCTATCACGACCGGCAGGTCGTCGTGTTGCGGCCGGACGACTGGAAGGAGTGGCTCCATCTCACGAAGCCCGAGGCGGAACTGCTGCGGCCCCTGTCGGCAGGGTCGCTCGCCGTCGAGACGGTTCGAGCGGGAAAAGAATAA
- a CDS encoding helix-turn-helix domain-containing protein, translating to MMAGLDQATLAHSAGLSAGTISNVERGRDSRSDTLRAIRRALTREGVLIAFSANNGLASVQISFAADNEEDE from the coding sequence ATGATGGCAGGGCTCGATCAAGCAACCCTCGCACACTCCGCCGGTCTCTCGGCAGGCACCATTTCAAATGTGGAGCGAGGCCGCGATTCAAGGTCCGACACACTGCGCGCGATCAGGCGCGCGCTGACGCGCGAGGGTGTCCTGATCGCCTTTAGCGCGAACAATGGGCTCGCCTCCGTCCAGATTTCTTTCGCGGCCGACAACGAAGAGGATGAGTAA
- a CDS encoding phospholipase D family protein: protein MELLLNGINGSYLRNILLNAADHTERVDAAVAYVTENDLLFDWCWDNEIPLRFWGRFDEQVPVAIPVLQQFLAHRSGRYVCKLVRKFHPKVIWWRGYGAYIGSANITQSAWWNNVEAGLFLTEAELVDGGQDLELEHLFREIDKHAAPLTQELFDLLAARNAELTRRKHANKDADKAFLDTHLVPGWEGLARINRKSASDQRRQDFLKEWNDTLQTIRDIAAKISTDENRPSWVGPTAPLGAQADQFLHAHYYKNTFDGRRADFETHFAKHHKDPDAALEEVIRWWRKLPLSPNEHTMLNKTAPALRQAFAEDMLPKLTEDQFVEALGGIHATREYARRAPNRLIGLAAGRTYDIPEKVDALARHIFRAPDRGGVSVIETLQFVLYGGRADDLPQRLWEAIADRKRKVDLLGVSAMGEIVGWAHPDLFPPRNGRTSKALRSLGYDVTVHVE, encoded by the coding sequence TTGGAACTGCTTCTCAACGGGATCAACGGAAGTTACCTCCGCAACATCCTGCTCAACGCGGCAGATCACACCGAACGCGTCGATGCTGCAGTTGCGTATGTCACCGAGAACGATCTGCTCTTCGACTGGTGCTGGGACAACGAGATACCTTTGCGCTTCTGGGGGCGGTTCGATGAGCAGGTTCCCGTCGCGATCCCTGTCCTGCAACAGTTTCTCGCTCACCGGTCGGGTCGCTATGTCTGCAAGCTGGTCCGGAAGTTTCACCCCAAGGTCATTTGGTGGCGGGGCTATGGCGCCTACATCGGTTCGGCCAACATCACCCAGAGCGCTTGGTGGAACAATGTCGAGGCAGGCCTTTTCCTGACCGAGGCGGAACTCGTGGACGGTGGTCAGGATCTCGAGCTTGAGCACTTGTTTCGAGAAATCGACAAACACGCAGCTCCGCTGACGCAGGAACTCTTCGATTTGCTTGCCGCACGAAACGCGGAACTGACGCGCCGGAAGCATGCGAACAAGGACGCGGACAAGGCCTTCCTCGACACCCATCTCGTGCCGGGGTGGGAAGGTCTGGCGCGGATCAACCGGAAGTCTGCCAGCGACCAAAGACGACAGGACTTCCTGAAGGAGTGGAACGATACGCTTCAGACCATCAGGGATATCGCCGCCAAAATCTCGACGGACGAGAACCGGCCCTCTTGGGTCGGACCCACTGCGCCACTGGGAGCGCAAGCCGACCAGTTCCTGCATGCGCACTACTACAAGAACACATTCGACGGACGGCGGGCTGACTTCGAAACTCATTTTGCCAAGCACCACAAAGACCCGGACGCGGCTCTCGAAGAGGTCATCCGATGGTGGCGGAAATTACCGTTGTCGCCCAACGAGCATACCATGCTCAACAAGACGGCCCCGGCGCTGCGCCAGGCATTTGCCGAAGATATGCTCCCCAAGTTGACAGAGGATCAGTTCGTGGAGGCACTCGGCGGCATCCATGCAACGCGAGAGTATGCCCGCCGGGCGCCGAACCGGCTCATCGGCCTAGCCGCCGGCCGCACGTATGACATTCCCGAAAAGGTGGATGCGCTTGCCAGGCACATCTTTCGTGCCCCGGACCGAGGCGGTGTGTCCGTGATCGAGACGCTGCAGTTCGTGCTGTATGGCGGGAGAGCCGACGACCTTCCGCAGCGTCTTTGGGAAGCAATCGCGGACCGCAAGCGAAAGGTAGATCTGCTCGGTGTAAGCGCGATGGGGGAGATCGTCGGATGGGCGCACCCTGATCTGTTCCCTCCGAGGAACGGACGAACAAGCAAGGCCCTGCGCTCGCTGGGATATGACGTGACTGTTCACGTCGAATGA
- a CDS encoding error-prone DNA polymerase: MSGPRYAELQVTSHFSFLRGASSCDELFAQAAALGIEALAVVDRNSLAGIVRAHQAAKDTGIRLIVGCRLDLVDGMSVLVYPTDRAAYSRLCRLLTLGKKRGGKAKCHLEWDDVATYAEGLIAVLVPDQADETCAMQLRRLREAFKDRAFLALTLRRRPNDQLRLHELSNLATQMRVPTVVTNDVLFHEPGRRILQDAVTAIRHNITIDQLGFRRERHADRYLKPPEEMARLFSRYPEALARTHEIARQCRFSLDELAYQYPEEKMMPGLTAQQALEKLTWEGADRRYPEGVPDKVIALIKHELRLIETLQYAPYFLTVNAIVQFARSRDILCQGRGSAANSAVCYVLGITSIDPERNNLLFERFVSQERKEPPDIDVDFEHERREIVMQWVYETYGRDHSALCSTVVRYHTKGAVRDIGKALGLPEDVTKLLSSQVWGHGEGIDETRARELNLNVADRRLRLTLELAQQLEGTPRHLSQHPGGFVLTNDRLDDLAPIEPARMVDRQVIEWDKDDIDILKFMKVDVLALGMLTCMKRSFDLLAEHKGVTLDLATIPAEDPATYAMIRKADTIGVFQIESRAQMSMLPRIKPRTFYDLVVEVAIVRPGPIQGDMVHPYLRRREGKEPVEFPTPELERVLGKTLGVPLFQEQAMQVAMVCAGFSAGEADQLRRAMATFKHTGGVSKFKDKLIGGMIANGYTPDFAANTFKQLEGFGSYGFPESHAASFALIAYASSWMKCHHPDVFCCALLNAQPMGFYLPAQIVRDARDHGVDIRPVCINASRWDCTLEPDGEDGRFAVRLGLRLVKGLANADAAAIVAARADDPFASIDDLWHRAGVPAASLVQLAEADAFRTDLGLARREALWALKGLRDEPLPLFAAASARERQTVSEIHEPAVPLRAMTAGREVVEDYGHVGLTLRSHPLSFLRADLVRRRIVTCREAMQARDGRWLEAAGLVLVRQRPGSAKGVMFLTMEDETGAANVVVWVKVFEKFRRVLLSSSMLAVRGRIQREGEVVHLVANQLTDLSGDLASVGNRDTPFPLPHGRGDEAHHGGPGADPRSLPKGFRPRDMVDPTLKVDPIRVKTRDFR, from the coding sequence ATGAGTGGGCCGCGCTATGCCGAATTGCAGGTCACCAGCCACTTCTCGTTTCTGCGCGGTGCGAGCAGTTGCGACGAGCTTTTCGCCCAGGCCGCCGCGCTCGGTATCGAGGCCCTGGCGGTTGTCGACCGCAATTCGCTGGCCGGCATTGTGCGTGCCCATCAGGCCGCCAAGGACACCGGCATCCGGCTCATCGTCGGCTGCCGCCTCGATCTGGTCGATGGCATGTCGGTGCTGGTCTATCCGACCGATCGCGCCGCCTATTCCCGGCTGTGCCGGCTACTCACCCTGGGAAAGAAGCGCGGCGGCAAGGCAAAGTGCCACCTCGAGTGGGACGACGTCGCCACCTACGCCGAGGGTCTCATCGCGGTCCTCGTCCCCGATCAGGCGGATGAGACCTGCGCGATGCAACTCCGGCGCCTGCGCGAAGCCTTCAAGGACCGCGCCTTTCTCGCCCTGACCCTGCGGCGCCGGCCCAACGATCAGCTTCGCCTCCACGAATTGTCCAACCTCGCCACCCAGATGCGGGTGCCGACGGTGGTGACGAACGACGTTCTGTTCCACGAGCCCGGCCGGCGCATCCTGCAGGATGCGGTGACGGCCATTCGCCACAACATCACGATCGACCAGTTGGGCTTCAGGCGCGAGCGCCATGCCGACCGCTATCTCAAGCCACCCGAGGAAATGGCCCGGCTGTTCTCGCGCTATCCCGAAGCTCTGGCGCGCACGCACGAGATTGCCCGCCAGTGCCGCTTCTCGCTCGACGAACTGGCCTATCAATATCCGGAAGAGAAGATGATGCCCGGACTGACGGCGCAGCAGGCGCTTGAGAAACTCACCTGGGAAGGCGCCGACCGGCGCTATCCCGAAGGCGTCCCGGACAAGGTCATCGCCCTCATCAAACATGAATTGCGGCTGATCGAGACGCTGCAATATGCTCCCTACTTCCTGACCGTAAACGCCATCGTGCAGTTCGCGCGCAGCCGGGACATCCTGTGCCAGGGCAGAGGCTCGGCCGCCAATTCGGCCGTCTGCTACGTGCTGGGCATCACCAGCATTGATCCCGAGCGCAACAATCTGCTGTTCGAGCGCTTCGTCAGTCAGGAGCGCAAGGAGCCGCCCGACATCGACGTCGATTTCGAGCACGAGCGGCGCGAGATCGTCATGCAGTGGGTCTACGAGACTTATGGCCGCGACCACAGCGCGCTCTGCTCGACCGTCGTGCGCTATCACACCAAGGGCGCCGTCCGCGACATCGGCAAGGCGCTCGGCCTGCCCGAGGACGTCACCAAGCTGCTCTCCTCGCAGGTCTGGGGTCACGGCGAGGGCATCGACGAGACGCGCGCCCGAGAGCTCAATCTCAACGTCGCCGATCGCCGGCTGCGGCTGACGCTGGAACTGGCGCAGCAACTGGAGGGCACGCCCCGGCACCTGTCGCAGCATCCGGGCGGTTTCGTTCTGACCAATGACAGGCTCGACGACCTGGCGCCGATCGAGCCGGCCCGCATGGTCGACCGCCAGGTCATCGAATGGGACAAGGACGATATCGACATCCTCAAATTCATGAAGGTCGACGTTCTCGCCCTCGGTATGCTCACCTGCATGAAGCGCTCCTTCGACCTCCTGGCCGAGCACAAGGGTGTCACCCTCGACCTTGCGACTATCCCGGCCGAGGACCCGGCGACCTATGCGATGATCCGCAAGGCCGACACGATCGGCGTCTTCCAGATCGAAAGCCGGGCCCAGATGTCGATGCTGCCGCGCATCAAGCCCCGCACCTTCTATGATCTGGTCGTCGAGGTCGCCATCGTTCGTCCCGGTCCCATCCAGGGCGACATGGTCCATCCCTATCTTCGCCGCCGCGAGGGCAAGGAGCCGGTCGAATTCCCGACGCCCGAACTGGAGCGCGTGCTCGGCAAGACGCTGGGTGTACCGCTATTCCAGGAGCAGGCCATGCAGGTCGCCATGGTCTGCGCCGGCTTTTCCGCCGGCGAGGCCGACCAGTTGCGCCGTGCCATGGCGACGTTCAAGCACACCGGCGGCGTCAGCAAGTTCAAGGACAAGCTGATCGGCGGCATGATCGCCAACGGCTATACGCCGGATTTCGCGGCCAACACGTTCAAGCAGTTGGAAGGCTTCGGCAGCTACGGCTTCCCCGAAAGCCATGCCGCCAGCTTCGCGCTCATCGCCTACGCCTCATCCTGGATGAAGTGCCACCATCCCGACGTCTTCTGCTGCGCGCTGCTCAACGCCCAGCCGATGGGCTTCTATCTGCCGGCCCAGATCGTGCGCGATGCTCGCGATCATGGTGTCGATATCCGACCCGTCTGCATCAATGCCAGCCGCTGGGACTGCACGCTGGAACCGGACGGAGAGGATGGCCGGTTCGCCGTCCGTCTGGGTCTCCGCCTGGTGAAGGGCCTCGCCAATGCCGACGCTGCCGCGATTGTCGCCGCAAGGGCGGATGACCCCTTCGCCTCCATCGACGACCTCTGGCATCGCGCAGGCGTTCCCGCCGCCTCGCTCGTGCAACTCGCCGAAGCCGACGCCTTCCGCACCGATCTCGGCCTGGCGCGTCGCGAGGCGCTCTGGGCCCTCAAGGGGCTGCGAGACGAACCCTTGCCGCTCTTTGCCGCCGCGTCGGCACGTGAGCGGCAGACCGTCTCCGAGATTCACGAACCGGCCGTGCCCCTGCGCGCGATGACGGCCGGACGGGAAGTGGTCGAGGATTATGGGCATGTCGGGCTCACCCTGCGCAGTCATCCGCTGTCGTTCCTGCGCGCCGACCTTGTCCGGCGCCGCATCGTGACCTGCCGCGAGGCGATGCAGGCCCGCGACGGGCGCTGGCTGGAGGCCGCAGGTCTGGTGCTGGTGCGCCAGCGCCCCGGTTCGGCCAAGGGCGTCATGTTCCTCACCATGGAAGACGAGACCGGCGCCGCCAATGTCGTGGTCTGGGTCAAGGTCTTCGAGAAATTCCGCCGCGTGCTCCTCTCATCCTCGATGCTTGCGGTTCGTGGCAGGATTCAGCGCGAGGGCGAGGTCGTGCATCTCGTCGCCAACCAGCTCACCGACCTGTCCGGTGACCTCGCCAGCGTCGGCAACCGCGATACGCCGTTTCCGCTGCCGCATGGGCGCGGCGACGAGGCACACCATGGCGGTCCGGGCGCAGATCCTCGCAGCCTGCCGAAAGGGTTCCGGCCGCGCGACATGGTCGATCCCACATTGAAGGTCGATCCAATCAGGGTGAAGACACGCGATTTTCGCTAG
- a CDS encoding Y-family DNA polymerase, whose protein sequence is MTRVVSLYFPTWPTDRLRRAMGASAPSAETPIVMLGRQGNRRLVLAADAAARAAGLRVGMPASKAQVLVPNLQSFDLDAAGDAAALDRMALWCLRYAPIVAADPPDGLIIDTTGADHLHGGEAAMLEGLVSRMAASGIDARVAVADTWGAAHACARFLARPTFIAPTGQAPAIVRGLPIGALRLPHEIVSGLLTLGFERVDDLEAAPRASLTLRFGPELGRRLDQALGRRGEPFEPVRSPEIIEVRRAFGEPISAAETIARYMGKLVTALCDALEARGLGARRLDLVFHRVDNRIEAIRAGTAVPVRDVKRLTRLLTDLIETVDPGFGIEVMTLAATLAEPFGAKQTISSLVEEPEPDITDLIDTLSNRIGEQRLYRFAPVESDVPERSIQRVAPTAPDDGTSWPGDWPRPPRLLAHPEPIETMALLPDHPPVWFSWRGIRHRVARADGPERVFGEWWQRDAELIAVRDYFQVEDASGERFWIYRAGDGEDPETGSHKWFLHGVFA, encoded by the coding sequence ATGACAAGGGTCGTCTCGCTCTATTTTCCGACCTGGCCGACCGATCGCCTGCGGCGCGCGATGGGCGCATCCGCGCCCTCGGCTGAAACCCCGATCGTCATGCTCGGCCGGCAGGGAAACCGGCGGCTGGTGCTGGCCGCCGATGCGGCGGCGCGCGCAGCCGGCCTGCGCGTCGGCATGCCGGCGAGCAAGGCCCAGGTTCTGGTGCCCAACCTCCAGAGCTTCGACCTCGACGCGGCGGGCGATGCCGCGGCGCTCGATAGAATGGCGCTCTGGTGCCTGCGCTACGCGCCGATCGTCGCCGCAGATCCGCCCGATGGCCTCATCATCGACACCACGGGCGCCGATCATCTGCATGGCGGGGAAGCGGCGATGCTCGAGGGGCTGGTGTCGCGCATGGCGGCCTCCGGGATCGACGCTCGGGTCGCAGTGGCGGACACCTGGGGCGCCGCCCATGCCTGCGCGCGCTTCCTCGCCCGCCCGACCTTCATCGCCCCCACGGGGCAAGCTCCGGCGATCGTGCGCGGCCTTCCGATTGGCGCCTTGCGGCTTCCCCACGAGATCGTCTCCGGCCTGCTCACGCTCGGCTTCGAGCGCGTGGACGACCTCGAAGCGGCGCCGCGCGCCTCTCTGACCCTACGCTTCGGGCCCGAGCTCGGCCGCCGCCTCGACCAGGCCCTGGGCCGGCGTGGCGAGCCGTTCGAGCCCGTCCGCTCGCCCGAAATCATCGAAGTCCGCCGCGCTTTCGGCGAACCGATCAGCGCCGCCGAGACCATCGCCCGCTACATGGGCAAGCTCGTCACGGCGCTCTGCGACGCGCTTGAGGCCAGGGGGCTCGGCGCCCGCCGGCTCGACCTCGTCTTTCACCGCGTCGACAACCGGATCGAAGCCATCCGCGCCGGGACCGCCGTGCCCGTGCGCGACGTCAAGCGGCTGACCCGGCTCCTCACCGACCTGATCGAAACCGTAGACCCCGGCTTCGGCATCGAGGTCATGACGCTGGCCGCAACCCTCGCCGAGCCCTTCGGAGCCAAACAGACCATCTCGTCGCTGGTCGAGGAACCGGAGCCCGACATCACCGATCTCATCGACACGCTCAGCAACCGCATCGGCGAACAGCGGCTCTATCGCTTTGCCCCGGTCGAGAGCGACGTGCCGGAACGCTCGATCCAGCGCGTTGCGCCGACCGCGCCCGATGACGGGACGAGTTGGCCAGGCGACTGGCCGCGCCCGCCGCGTCTGCTGGCGCATCCCGAACCCATCGAGACCATGGCGCTGCTGCCCGACCATCCGCCGGTCTGGTTCAGTTGGCGCGGCATCCGGCATCGCGTCGCCCGGGCAGACGGCCCGGAGCGGGTGTTCGGCGAATGGTGGCAGCGCGATGCCGAACTGATCGCGGTTCGCGACTATTTCCAGGTGGAGGACGCGTCCGGGGAGCGCTTCTGGATCTACCGCGCCGGCGACGGCGAGGATCCCGAGACCGGCTCACACAAGTGGTTTCTGCATGGGGTCTTCGCATGA
- a CDS encoding ImuA family protein: MGQPAASPAIAALRERIARLEGGAARNRATLPFGVAAIDKVLPGGGLALGALHEVAGGRNGAIDGAAAALFAAGIASRTKGKVLWCVSRQDLFAPALAQAGLLPGRVVYVEAGDEASVLACFEEGLRHGGLGAVVAELARLSMTASRRLQLAAETSGAIGIAIRRWRRQTEATDFGQPTAAVTRWRVSALPSRPLPVPGVGRARWLLELIRVRAGESADFEVEACDDKGRLALFSDLADRSPAARDGRIRALG, from the coding sequence ATGGGTCAGCCGGCCGCCAGCCCTGCTATCGCTGCGCTCCGCGAGCGGATCGCGCGCCTCGAAGGCGGAGCGGCGCGCAACCGCGCGACACTGCCATTCGGCGTCGCCGCTATCGACAAGGTTCTGCCGGGAGGGGGGCTGGCACTCGGGGCGCTGCATGAGGTCGCTGGCGGTCGCAATGGCGCGATTGATGGTGCCGCGGCAGCCCTCTTTGCCGCCGGCATTGCATCGCGTACCAAAGGCAAAGTTCTCTGGTGTGTCAGCCGGCAGGATCTTTTCGCCCCCGCCTTGGCGCAGGCGGGCCTACTTCCCGGCCGCGTCGTCTATGTCGAGGCCGGTGACGAAGCCTCGGTGCTCGCTTGCTTCGAGGAAGGGCTTCGCCATGGCGGGCTAGGCGCCGTCGTTGCCGAGTTGGCCCGGCTCTCCATGACCGCCTCCCGTCGCCTGCAACTGGCCGCCGAAACCTCCGGCGCCATCGGTATCGCCATCCGCCGCTGGCGTCGACAAACCGAGGCGACCGATTTTGGACAACCGACCGCCGCGGTCACCCGCTGGCGCGTCTCCGCGCTTCCTTCCCGCCCCTTGCCGGTCCCCGGCGTCGGTCGTGCTCGCTGGCTGCTCGAACTCATCCGGGTGCGGGCGGGGGAAAGTGCCGATTTTGAAGTGGAAGCCTGCGATGACAAGGGTCGTCTCGCTCTATTTTCCGACCTGGCCGACCGATCGCCTGCGGCGCGCGATGGGCGCATCCGCGCCCTCGGCTGA